The DNA window TTTATAAAATGCGTTCAGAGAATCAATCTCAGGAACAGGCGTCACGCTGCATGGATTGTTCAACTCCATTCTGCCATTGGGCTTGCCATTTGGGTAATTATATTCCGGAATGGAATGATTATAGCTTTAATGGAAATTGGAAACAGGCATTTACCCTTTTGGATGCTACAAACAATCTTCCTGAAATAACCGGAAGGGTTTGCCCTGCGTTATGCGAATATGCCTGTGTTTTAGGGCTAAATGACGATCCTGTTACTATACGTGAAAACGAGCTTTCCATTATAGAAGCGGGTTTTAAAGCCGGGTTAATGAAGCCAAATCGCATAGAGCATAGGACAGGGAAGAAAATAGCTGTTGTTGGTTCCGGGCCTGCAGGTTTATCTTGTGCTGCCCAACTTAATAGGGCAGGGCACAATGTAATTGTTTTTGAGCGCGATAATAAGCCGGGGGGAATCCTGCGCTATGGGATTCCTGATTTTAAACTTGAGAAAAATATATTAGACAGGCGTATTAATATTTGGAAAGAAGAAGGGGTGGTTTTTAAAACAAATATAAATGTGGGGGTTGATTATCCGTCTGGAAAACTCTTAGAAGATTTTGACGCAGTTTGTTTAGCAGGCGGAAGCCGTGTGCCGAGGGACCTTAAAATAGAAGGAAGGGATTTGAAAGGGATTCACTTTGCAATGGATTATCTTTCGCAATCAAATAAACGCATAGCAAAAGAGAAATTTACGGAAAAAGATTTAATTGACGCTAAGGGTAAAAATGTGGTAATTATCGGAGGTGGAGATAGTGGAGCTGATTGCGTAGGGACTGCTCATCGCCAGAAAGCCTCATGTGTAGTACAGATTGAAGTTTTGCCTCAGCCTGCCAAATGCAGGATTAAAACGCAACCTTGGCCAAAGTATCCGCTTCTTTTAAAAGTTACCACCAGCCATGAAGAAGGTGGAGAGAGGCATTGGGCTGTACTTACAAAACGATTTATTGGCGAAAAGGGTATGGTAAAAAAGATTTCTTGTGTAAAAGTGGAATTTACTAAAGGAGCAGATAATACATGCTCTGTAATGAAAGAAATTCCCGGAAGTGAATTTGATATTAATGCAGATCTGGTTATCCTTGCAATTGGGTTTTTACATCCTGAGCAAAAAGGATTGCTTAAAGATTTAAATGTTAAGTTTGATTCTCGGGGGAATGTTTTAACAGACGATAAATATGCGACATCGGTTGAAAAGGTATTTTCCGCAGGGGATATGCATCGCGGTCAATCATTGGTAGTTTGGGCTATTTCAGAAGGAAGGCGATGTGCACATTTTATAGATAAATATTTGATAAAGGAAAGTCATTTACCGATTATTTAATACCCCGCGCCGCGGGTACCTCAGCATAAATGAATGCCGAGTATCCCGCTTCTGCGGGATATGCCCTTGTGGGCAAGAGGAGAAAGTATGATAAGCACGGGGATAAAAGGATTGGATAATGTAATTACCGGCTTAAGGCTTGGGGATAATGTGGTTTGGCAGATAGATGATATGAATGACTATATTGATCTTGTAAAGCCTTTTGTTCGCCAGGCCTTAAAAGAGAAAAAGAAAGTTATTTATATGAGGTTTGCAACTCATAAAGAGTTGCTCAAGCCTTCTTCCGAAATAAAAAGATATGAGCTTAACGCGCAAGCAGGTTTTGAATCTTTTACCGCCAAGGTAAATAGTATTATTACCGAGGAAGGCGAAGGTGCATATTACATATTTGATTGTTTATCCGAGCTTCTTTTATCATGGGCAACAGATCTTATGATCGGTAATTTCTTTATGGTCACCTGCCCATATCTTTACGAGCTTAAGACAGTTACTTATTTTTCTATAATGCGCAATAACCATTCTTTTAAATCTATTGCCCGTATACGTGAAACAACGCAGCTTCTTATGGATGTGTATCATTGCGAAGGCAATTATTATGTGCACCCTTTAAAGGTCTGGAATCGTTATACACCGACTATGTTTTTGCCTCATCAGAAAGAAGGCGAGAAGTTCGTCCCCATTACTGATAGTGTTAATGCCGTTGAGATACTTTCATATATCCGTGAGAAAGGTGCACAGAGCGCAAAGAGGAATCTTGATTACTGGGACCGGTTATTCCTTGAGGTAGAGTCATTAGTCAAAAGTAAGGCTACTACGAATCAGAAGAGCGAGATGATAGAGAAGCTTTGCAATCTGATGATCTCAAAAAATAAAAGGATTTTATCTCTTGCTATTAAGAATTTTTCTCTGGAAGAATTAATTGAGATAAAGTCAAGGTTAATCGGGACAGGCTTTATCGGAGGGAAAGCCGTGGGAATGCTTTTGGCGCGTAAGATCATAGAGTCCAAGTTTGCAAATTGGCAAAAGCTTTCCGAGCCGCATGATTCATTTTATATAGGATCCGATATTTTTTACTCTTTTATAGTGCATAACCGCTGGTGGAAATTGCATATGCAGCAAAAAAGCGAAGAAGGCTATTTTAATACCGCCAGGATCCTTAAAGAAAAGATGCTTTACGGGATTTTTCCTGATGAGATCATGGAGCGTTTCCAGCAAATCGTGGAATATTTTGGGTCATCTCCGATTATTGTCCGTTCGAGCTCTCTTCTTGAGGATGATTTCGGGAATGCGTTTGCCGGAAAATATGAGAGCGTTTTCTTGGCTAATCAGGGAAGCCCCGAGCAAAGATACATCCAGTTTGCCGAGGCTGTGAAGAAAATCTACGCAAGCACAATGAATGAAGATGCGCTTGTATATAGGAAGCAAAGAGGTTTAGATAAGCTGGATGAACAGATGGCGCTTTTAGTGCAGCGTGTCTCAGGGTCACATCATAAGCATTATTTCTTTCCTGACCTTGCAGGAGTGGGGGTTTCATATAATACCTATGTTTGGAATAGGGATATTGATCCAAAAGCAGGTATGCTTAGGATTGTCTTTGGCTTAGGGACAAGGGCGGTTAATCGCGTTGAAGGTGATTACCCGAGGATGGCTGCATTAAGTGACCCGTCGCGCAGGCCGTATGCAGAAAAAGATGATTTAAGAAAATATTCACAGCATAAAGTTGATCTTATAAATACAAAAGAAAATATTTTTGAGACTATTTCTTTTGAAAAGTTGGCGAATGAGAAATTTATTACAGATGTTAACAGTATAGCGGTAAGAGATGATGAATCTACGCAGTTTAGGAGAGATAAGGGTTTAGAGGATAAAGATTGCTGGATATTGACACTTGATAAAGCTCTGGAGAAAAAATCACTGGTAGATTCATTAAGAAAAATACTGGAAATTCTTGAAACAAGTTATGATTATCCGGTTGAAATAGAATTTACCATTAATTTTACCAAAAATAATGCTTTTAGGATAAATCTCCTGCAGTGCAGGCCGCTGCAGACTCGTGGTTTGGGGCCTAAGGTTAATATGCCGCAAAAAATAAACAAGAATGATATACTCTTCCAGTCGCAAGGGTATTTCTTGGGAGGGAATATTTCACAGAAAATTAGTTGGGTTATCTATGTTGACCCGCAGGAGTATTGTAAGTTAGGCCTGAATGACAAGTACGAGATTGCGCGTGTTATCGGGAATTTGAATAGGATTATTAAAGATAAGGAAGAGCTCCCTACGCTTCTTATGGGGCCCGGCAGGTGGGGTACAACAACTCCATCTTTGGGTGTTCCTGTTAAATTTGCGGAGATTAATAATGTAGCAGCTCTTGCTGAAATTGCTTTTTCAGCCGGGAATCTTATGCCGGAGTTATCCTTTGGAACG is part of the Candidatus Omnitrophota bacterium genome and encodes:
- a CDS encoding glutamate synthase subunit beta, translated to YKMRSENQSQEQASRCMDCSTPFCHWACHLGNYIPEWNDYSFNGNWKQAFTLLDATNNLPEITGRVCPALCEYACVLGLNDDPVTIRENELSIIEAGFKAGLMKPNRIEHRTGKKIAVVGSGPAGLSCAAQLNRAGHNVIVFERDNKPGGILRYGIPDFKLEKNILDRRINIWKEEGVVFKTNINVGVDYPSGKLLEDFDAVCLAGGSRVPRDLKIEGRDLKGIHFAMDYLSQSNKRIAKEKFTEKDLIDAKGKNVVIIGGGDSGADCVGTAHRQKASCVVQIEVLPQPAKCRIKTQPWPKYPLLLKVTTSHEEGGERHWAVLTKRFIGEKGMVKKISCVKVEFTKGADNTCSVMKEIPGSEFDINADLVILAIGFLHPEQKGLLKDLNVKFDSRGNVLTDDKYATSVEKVFSAGDMHRGQSLVVWAISEGRRCAHFIDKYLIKESHLPII
- a CDS encoding PEP/pyruvate-binding domain-containing protein yields the protein MISTGIKGLDNVITGLRLGDNVVWQIDDMNDYIDLVKPFVRQALKEKKKVIYMRFATHKELLKPSSEIKRYELNAQAGFESFTAKVNSIITEEGEGAYYIFDCLSELLLSWATDLMIGNFFMVTCPYLYELKTVTYFSIMRNNHSFKSIARIRETTQLLMDVYHCEGNYYVHPLKVWNRYTPTMFLPHQKEGEKFVPITDSVNAVEILSYIREKGAQSAKRNLDYWDRLFLEVESLVKSKATTNQKSEMIEKLCNLMISKNKRILSLAIKNFSLEELIEIKSRLIGTGFIGGKAVGMLLARKIIESKFANWQKLSEPHDSFYIGSDIFYSFIVHNRWWKLHMQQKSEEGYFNTARILKEKMLYGIFPDEIMERFQQIVEYFGSSPIIVRSSSLLEDDFGNAFAGKYESVFLANQGSPEQRYIQFAEAVKKIYASTMNEDALVYRKQRGLDKLDEQMALLVQRVSGSHHKHYFFPDLAGVGVSYNTYVWNRDIDPKAGMLRIVFGLGTRAVNRVEGDYPRMAALSDPSRRPYAEKDDLRKYSQHKVDLINTKENIFETISFEKLANEKFITDVNSIAVRDDESTQFRRDKGLEDKDCWILTLDKALEKKSLVDSLRKILEILETSYDYPVEIEFTINFTKNNAFRINLLQCRPLQTRGLGPKVNMPQKINKNDILFQSQGYFLGGNISQKISWVIYVDPQEYCKLGLNDKYEIARVIGNLNRIIKDKEELPTLLMGPGRWGTTTPSLGVPVKFAEINNVAALAEIAFSAGNLMPELSFGTHFFQDLVETNIFYCALFPEKKEVVFNKAWFKDTKNLFTELMPESAKYEDLIGVYGVDKRGLKIMSDVISQRVVCFSV